The DNA region TTGATACGGAAACGGATCGTGTAGTCGATACGATTAAAGTAGGGAGTCGGCCAACCGGGGTGGCGATTACACCTAATGGCAGAAGAGTTTATGTAGCTAATCGGGAAGACAACTCGGTATCGGTGATTGATACGGCAGCTGGTAAAGTGGTTGATACGATCGATTCAGTTGGAAATGGTCCGGTAACTATCGTAATTACTCCTGACGCTACGAGGGCTTATGTGTCTAATTTTCGAGAGAATACAGTGTCTGTTATTGATCTTACCAGTAATGTAGTCACGGATGTTATACCTGTTAGACACTTTCCTTTAGGCCAAGCAGTGGGCAACACCCCTTTCGGAACAAGGGATTATGTTGCGAATTTTTATGACGACACGGTTTCCGTCATAAATGCCAATCCGAATTCGAAGTTTTATAATAAAGTCATTTTTACGATCTCTGTAGGGGATGGACCGGTGGATGTAGCGCTCACCCCAGACCGGAGCACGGCTTATGTAACAAATGAATTTAGTAATACAGTGTCCGCGATTGATACAGGAACGAATAAGGTGACGACGATTGCGGTAGGCAGGGCTCCTACAGGTGTTGGAATCGGAAATACTCCATATGGGATAAGAGCTTATGTTACCAATGAAGAATCTGATGAAATTTACGTCATAGACGCAGCCCCCACATCTCCTACCTATAATACAGTCGTCGATGTCATTGTGAAAAATGTAGGAGACTCACCGAGCGATGTCGCCTTTACCGCTAATGGATTAAAAGCATATGTCCCGAACAACTTTGATAACAACGTCTCAGTAATCGACACATTCACCAATAAAGTAATCCGCACAATTGATGTCGGAGTATTTCCCAATTTAATAGCGATAGGCAGAGTGTGCAGAATCAACAGTGAACATCATGAAAACTAAAAAGTGGGGAAGCAGGGGGACGGTTCCGGTGCTTCCGAATATAAAAACCACATTTTGAAATAATACGTTCAAGTCCTGTATCACTTTGGTGGTGCAGGGCTTTTTCTATGAAGGTGGGATATTCGAGAATGGCTGCTTGCTGCCAGTGGAAATGGGACAGTAAACCTGTCCCCATGTCCCGTGTGTTAAACTGTAATTAATTGAATATTCTTTTATTGTGGGAGAGGGGTGCTGTATGAAACAGCTTTATATTAAGCAAAAGGTGTTCAGTTTGAACAGTAAGTTTACGGTCAAGGATCAGGAGGAGAATGATGCTTATTATGTTGAAGGAAGCTTTTTAAAAATCCCGAAGACGTTCTCCGTTATGAATA from Falsibacillus pallidus includes:
- a CDS encoding beta-propeller fold lactonase family protein — its product is MRGIHNSSKRLRDLSQNEGSHGSDKDRMRHVCRELAYVTNSGTDDCPGNTVSVIDTETDRVVDTIKVGSRPTGVAITPNGRRVYVANREDNSVSVIDTAAGKVVDTIDSVGNGPVTIVITPDATRAYVSNFRENTVSVIDLTSNVVTDVIPVRHFPLGQAVGNTPFGTRDYVANFYDDTVSVINANPNSKFYNKVIFTISVGDGPVDVALTPDRSTAYVTNEFSNTVSAIDTGTNKVTTIAVGRAPTGVGIGNTPYGIRAYVTNEESDEIYVIDAAPTSPTYNTVVDVIVKNVGDSPSDVAFTANGLKAYVPNNFDNNVSVIDTFTNKVIRTIDVGVFPNLIAIGRVCRINSEHHEN